Sequence from the Neptunomonas japonica JAMM 1380 genome:
GTGGATCAATAACGTATTTCTTAGCAGCACCGCCATCAAAATCTGCATAGCCTTCAGGCGCTTGGTCCAAGGAGATCATCTGAACATTAACCGCATCAGCAATTTTGACTTTATCAAAAAGAATAGCCTGCATTAATGGACGATGATATTTCATGACGGGACATTGGCCAGTATGGAATGAATGAGACTTAGCCCAACCTAAACCAAAACGCATACTAAGAGCGCCTATTTTAGCTGCATCATCCATAGCGCCCGGGTCTTCTGTTACATACAGACCAGGAATACCGATTTGCCCGCCTGCGCGGGTAATTTGCATCGCTGAGTTTAGTACCGTTGCAGGTGCTTCTTGGCCGTGGTTACAACCACACGCGTGTGCTTCAAAACCAACGCAATCCACAAAAGCATCCACTTCACGCTCGCCCAGAATAACTTCTAGCTTATCGGCCATATCGCCATCTTCACGAAGGTCGATCGTTTCGCAGCCAAAGCTTTCTGCTTGCTTGAGGCGGTCTGTCACCATATCGCCAACAATAACGCATGCAGCGCCTAATAAATGTGCGGCTGCGGCAGCAGCAAGGCCTACAGGACCAGCACCAGCGATATATACGGTTGATCCTGGACCAACGCCGGCCGTAACGCAGCCGTGAAACCCAGTTGGAA
This genomic interval carries:
- the fdhA gene encoding formaldehyde dehydrogenase, glutathione-independent, coding for MTSHFDNRGVVYKGPGEVAVESIAFPELSIGKRKCNHGVILRVLTTNICGSDQHMVRGRTTAEAGLVLGHEITGQIIECGSDVEFLHPGDVVSVPFNIACGRCRNCKEGNTGICLNVNPARPGAAYGYVDMGGWVGGQAEYVMVPYADFNLLKFPDPEQAMEKIKDLTLLSDIFPTGFHGCVTAGVGPGSTVYIAGAGPVGLAAAAAAHLLGAACVIVGDMVTDRLKQAESFGCETIDLREDGDMADKLEVILGEREVDAFVDCVGFEAHACGCNHGQEAPATVLNSAMQITRAGGQIGIPGLYVTEDPGAMDDAAKIGALSMRFGLGWAKSHSFHTGQCPVMKYHRPLMQAILFDKVKIADAVNVQMISLDQAPEGYADFDGGAAKKYVIDPHNSVKS